A part of Saccharomonospora amisosensis genomic DNA contains:
- a CDS encoding ESX-1 secretion-associated protein codes for MTGFNVNSEELRTYSGKLAGQKDTASEIAGLVDTADVGDKSWGVVGLFVKHSYTEMLGDLKELFTSLQDGFQSASEKFAMAADGYQQNEDAVKQLLNGVKFEIDGK; via the coding sequence ATGACCGGGTTCAACGTCAATTCCGAGGAACTACGCACCTACTCGGGCAAGCTCGCGGGGCAGAAGGACACGGCTAGCGAGATCGCGGGCCTCGTCGACACCGCCGACGTCGGGGACAAGTCGTGGGGCGTCGTCGGGTTGTTCGTGAAACACAGTTACACCGAGATGCTCGGCGATCTCAAAGAACTGTTCACCAGCCTGCAGGACGGTTTCCAGTCGGCATCCGAAAAGTTCGCCATGGCCGCGGACGGCTACCAGCAAAACGAGGACGCCGTGAAACAACTCCTCAACGGGGTCAAGTTCGAGATCGACGGCAAGTAA
- a CDS encoding WXG100 family type VII secretion target → MTEEEHEAGGVKIKVGEKDTGTKAREAVPIYGNALKAFEAGGKLTDGATGSEVSGLVSEGSGLIMSLGGAAMGIATDPIGWLVSQGLNFLISVVQPLEDAIHFVSGDGPALSQAAENFDAIGKGVEKLREKFNEDLANSLQNWGGAASEAAGTKLADFARGIDGVAGQAGELAQFLQMSSMVMTVIEDFIKALLTEFITWLIMIWIPALAAAVPTAGASTAAAGTATTARAATTGGKVSQAIAKLRRLFDKVMDFLRGLRTRMGNLRTGFKQAMDYKKLDSALADMALEAGSKSPIVKLMSGDGLVGERVQAGFARSVGKNVMDTAVAQVGLGTGANAGPEKSARNIGNAQKAGEYDETGADQSRSETEGYLDI, encoded by the coding sequence ATGACTGAAGAAGAGCACGAAGCAGGCGGCGTCAAGATCAAGGTCGGGGAGAAGGACACCGGCACGAAGGCACGCGAAGCCGTACCCATTTACGGCAACGCACTGAAAGCGTTCGAGGCCGGAGGCAAACTGACCGACGGCGCCACCGGCTCCGAAGTGTCCGGCTTGGTGTCCGAGGGTTCCGGTCTGATCATGTCCCTCGGTGGCGCTGCCATGGGAATCGCCACCGATCCGATCGGCTGGCTGGTAAGTCAGGGCCTGAACTTCCTGATCAGCGTGGTACAACCGCTCGAGGACGCCATTCACTTCGTCAGCGGCGACGGGCCAGCACTGTCACAAGCCGCGGAGAACTTCGACGCCATCGGCAAGGGCGTGGAGAAGCTGCGCGAGAAGTTCAACGAGGACCTCGCCAACTCCCTGCAGAACTGGGGAGGAGCGGCGTCAGAAGCAGCTGGCACCAAGCTCGCCGACTTCGCCAGGGGCATCGACGGCGTCGCCGGGCAGGCGGGCGAGCTGGCCCAGTTCCTGCAAATGTCAAGCATGGTAATGACGGTCATCGAGGACTTCATCAAGGCGCTGCTCACCGAATTCATCACCTGGCTGATCATGATCTGGATACCCGCCCTCGCCGCCGCCGTTCCAACCGCAGGCGCCTCGACCGCCGCCGCTGGGACAGCCACCACAGCACGCGCGGCCACGACCGGAGGAAAGGTCTCACAGGCGATCGCGAAGCTGCGCAGGCTTTTCGACAAGGTCATGGACTTCCTGCGGGGGCTCCGTACCCGGATGGGCAACCTGCGCACCGGGTTCAAACAGGCCATGGACTACAAGAAGCTCGACAGCGCCTTGGCGGACATGGCGCTGGAGGCGGGCAGCAAGTCTCCGATCGTCAAACTCATGAGCGGCGACGGCCTGGTCGGCGAGCGGGTGCAGGCCGGGTTCGCGCGCTCCGTGGGCAAGAACGTGATGGATACTGCCGTCGCCCAGGTAGGACTCGGCACGGGTGCCAACGCCGGGCCGGAGAAGTCGGCTCGCAACATCGGCAACGCGCAGAAGGCCGGGGAGTATGACGAGACGGGTGCGGACCAATCCAGGAGTGAGACCGAGGGCTACCTGGACATCTGA
- a CDS encoding D-Ala-D-Ala carboxypeptidase family metallohydrolase has translation MKRRVTGLLAVLLIAVVTSFVGAVVTAAPAQADGCYTWNRTLSQGASGEDVRQLQVRVSGYPGYGSVLALDGSYGPATKAAVTRFQQAYGLSADGIAGPQTFSKIYALQDDDCSPVNFSYGELNNCNSSWSGGAVGASTARANALVSMWKLQAMRHALGDQPIRVTSGFRSHSCNDAVGGAPNSRHLYGDAVDLGSGPHSLCTLARQARNHGFNGILGPGYPGHSDHTHVDHRSSRFWSASSCGI, from the coding sequence ATGAAGAGACGCGTAACCGGGTTGCTCGCCGTGTTGCTGATCGCTGTCGTCACCAGTTTTGTGGGCGCCGTGGTCACGGCAGCGCCCGCGCAGGCTGACGGCTGTTACACCTGGAACCGAACGTTGTCACAAGGTGCCTCGGGTGAGGACGTCCGTCAGCTGCAAGTACGCGTCTCCGGCTATCCCGGATACGGGTCGGTGCTCGCGCTCGACGGTTCGTACGGCCCAGCCACCAAGGCCGCGGTCACCCGTTTTCAGCAGGCGTACGGCCTCAGTGCTGATGGGATCGCCGGCCCGCAGACGTTCAGCAAGATCTACGCACTCCAGGACGACGACTGCAGCCCGGTGAACTTCTCCTACGGCGAGTTGAACAACTGCAACTCCAGTTGGTCGGGCGGTGCGGTCGGTGCGTCCACGGCAAGAGCCAACGCATTGGTCTCGATGTGGAAGCTACAGGCCATGCGACACGCACTTGGTGATCAGCCGATTCGGGTGACCAGCGGCTTCCGCAGCCATTCCTGCAACGACGCGGTTGGCGGCGCACCCAACAGCCGTCACCTCTACGGCGACGCGGTGGACCTCGGGTCGGGCCCGCACTCGCTTTGCACGCTCGCCAGGCAGGCACGCAACCACGGCTTCAACGGGATCCTCGGACCCGGCTACCCGGGGCACAGTGATCACACCCACGTCGACCACCGGTCGAGCCGGTTCTGGTCGGCCTCCAGCTGCGGCATCTAG
- a CDS encoding YbaB/EbfC family nucleoid-associated protein produces the protein MSAEFDQLVAEFEKFQSKIKNVDDRFANLGQLRNEIASLEATATSADRSITVVAGPGGAIKDIQFTEKALGQQPQALSSALLTTIQQAVAEAARKQAGLVDEHLGDDAQLSEQVLQAQAELFGTSVEELRSQHGDGVRRQPAEEEYHDDYSQRTVLSSGADRGTQAPPPSAGGSSAGEEFLQNLFNEEDR, from the coding sequence GTGTCAGCGGAGTTCGACCAACTGGTCGCGGAGTTCGAGAAGTTCCAGTCCAAGATCAAGAATGTGGATGACCGATTCGCGAACCTCGGTCAGCTGCGCAACGAGATTGCCTCGCTCGAGGCAACCGCCACCTCCGCCGACCGCTCCATCACCGTCGTGGCTGGTCCCGGCGGCGCCATCAAGGACATCCAGTTCACAGAGAAGGCGCTGGGCCAGCAACCACAGGCGTTGTCTTCGGCTCTGCTCACAACTATCCAGCAGGCCGTGGCGGAGGCGGCACGCAAACAGGCCGGGCTCGTCGACGAGCACCTCGGTGACGACGCCCAACTCAGCGAGCAGGTTCTCCAGGCCCAGGCGGAACTGTTCGGCACTTCCGTTGAGGAGCTGCGCTCCCAGCACGGCGACGGCGTCCGCAGGCAGCCTGCCGAGGAGGAGTACCACGACGACTACTCGCAGCGGACGGTGCTGAGCTCCGGCGCTGACCGTGGCACCCAGGCACCGCCACCCAGCGCGGGTGGCAGCTCGGCGGGCGAGGAGTTCCTGCAGAACCTGTTCAACGAGGAGGACCGCTGA